The genomic interval CGTCATGGCCGACGGGGTCACGATCCGCCATCCGGACGACTCCGAAGAGGCCGCCGCGGCCGAGGCGCACGACGAGCATGAGGACCACGAAGAGGGCGATCCACATATCTGGCACGACCCCCGCAACGTGAAGATCATGGTTGGCAACATCGAGAAGGGCCTCGCCGCCGTTGATCCCGAGAGCTCGGCGGAGTACCAGGCCAATCTCGCGGCATACCGCGCCAAGCTCGACGAGCTGGACAGCGAGACCCAGCGCGAGATCGACAGCATTCCGGTGGCCCACCGCAAGCTCGTGACCAACCACGATTCCTTCGGCTACTACGTGCAGCGGTACGGCCTGGAGTTCGTCGGCTCGATCATTCCCAGCTTCGACACCTCCGCCGAGCTCTCCGGCCGGTCCATCGACGACATCGTCGGGAAGATCCGGGCCTCGGGCGCCGTCGCCGTCTTCTCCGAATCCTCGCTTCCGCCGCGAACCGCACAGACGATCGGTAGCGAGGCAGGCGTCCGCGTGATCTCGGGCGAGGACGCGCTGTACGCGGACACCCTCGGGCCAGCCGGTTCCGCCGGCGCCACCTATCTGGAAGCTCAGCGCCACAACACCGACACGATCGTCGACGCACTCCGGTGAGCGGCCCGACCAGCGCCCCCGCCGTCGCGGTACCTGAGCAGGCGAGCACGGATGTCCGGCCCTCGGCCAGCGAACAGACACCCGTCGGCGACCAGCTTCCCGTCGGCGACCAGCTTCCCGTCGGCGACCAGGCTGCCACCAGCGACCGGGCTGCCACCGGCACCGCGCTCGCCTTCGATGACGCGGCGATCGCCTACGGCCGCTCCACGGTGCTCCACAGCGTGCACGGCACCCTGCACCAGGGCCGGACGCTGGCGCTCATCGGGCCCAACGGCGCCGGCAAGTCGACCCTGATCAGGGCCGTGCTCGGGCTGCTCCCCGTGAGCTCCGGATCGATCACCGTGCTGGGCCGGGCACCGGCGGCGGCGCGCCGCGAGGTCGCCTACGTGCCCCAGGCCGACACCCTCGACCGGGACTTCCCGATCTCGGTCGGCCAGGTCGTCCTGATGGGCCGCTACCGCGGAATCGGTTGGATCCGCCGCCCGGGCCGAGCGGACCGCGCGGCGGCCCAGGCCGCGCTGGAGGCCGTCGGGCTGGCCGACCGCAGCCGGGACCGCTTCGGCCTGCTCTCCGGCGGGCAGCGCCAGCGCGTCCTGCTCGCCCGCGCCATCGCGGCCGAGCCACGCCTGCTGCTGCTCGACGAGCCCTTCAACGGGGTGGACGTCGTCTCCCAGGAAGCCCTGCTCACCGCGCTGGCGACCTTGGCCGGCACCGGCACGGCGACGGTCGTCTCGACCCATGACCTGGCACTCGCCCAGACCATCAGCGACCAGGTGTGCCTGTTGAACGGCCGCCAGATCGCGTTCGGCCCGGCCACCCGGGCGCTGGCCCCCGACCAGCTGCGCGAGGCCTACGGCGGTGCCGCAGTGGAGATCGGCGGGGCAGGCGTCATCGTGACCCGAACATGATCGGCGTGACCCGGACATGATCGGAACCGATCTGTTCATCGCGCCGTTCGAGCTGCCGTTCATGTTCCGCGCGCTGATCGAGATCCTGCTGCTCGGCGCCGTGAGCGCCGGGGTCGGGGTGCTGGTGATGCTGCGGAGGCTGGCCTTCCTCACCGATGTGCTGACCCACGCGGTCTTTCCCGGTGTCGTCGTCGGGTTCATGATCGGTGGCACCTCCGGAATCGTCCCGGGTGCGCTGGTGGTGGCGGCCGTGGCCGCGGCGGGCTTCACCGCGCTGGCCTCAACCCGGAGGATCAGCGAGGACGCGGCGATGGCGATGCTGCTCACCGGCTCCTTCGCGGTCGGTGTCGTTCTCGTCTCCCGCCGGGAGTCGTACACCTCGGACCTGACCGGCTTCCTCTTCGGCCGTCTGCTCACCGTCGACACCACGGACATCACCGTCACGGCGGTGACCGCCGCAGTGGCCGCCGCGGTGCTCGCGCTGGCTCGCAAGGAGCTGCTGCTGCGTGCGTTCGACCCCGAGGGCGCGCGCGCGGCGGGCTACCCGGTGTGGCTGCTCGACCTCCTCCTGAATCTCGTGATCGCG from Parafrankia irregularis carries:
- a CDS encoding metal ABC transporter substrate-binding protein, coding for MRPASLRAAVGRRSKRHPATARRACLTASVVATALTAGLAACGGSGAGSSAGREESAPRVVATTTYAADFARAIGGDGIQVTQILRPGVDPHDYEPSPADLAAIADADLLIENGVGLESWLDDAISASGFDGTEVVMADGVTIRHPDDSEEAAAAEAHDEHEDHEEGDPHIWHDPRNVKIMVGNIEKGLAAVDPESSAEYQANLAAYRAKLDELDSETQREIDSIPVAHRKLVTNHDSFGYYVQRYGLEFVGSIIPSFDTSAELSGRSIDDIVGKIRASGAVAVFSESSLPPRTAQTIGSEAGVRVISGEDALYADTLGPAGSAGATYLEAQRHNTDTIVDALR
- a CDS encoding metal ABC transporter ATP-binding protein, producing MSGPTSAPAVAVPEQASTDVRPSASEQTPVGDQLPVGDQLPVGDQAATSDRAATGTALAFDDAAIAYGRSTVLHSVHGTLHQGRTLALIGPNGAGKSTLIRAVLGLLPVSSGSITVLGRAPAAARREVAYVPQADTLDRDFPISVGQVVLMGRYRGIGWIRRPGRADRAAAQAALEAVGLADRSRDRFGLLSGGQRQRVLLARAIAAEPRLLLLDEPFNGVDVVSQEALLTALATLAGTGTATVVSTHDLALAQTISDQVCLLNGRQIAFGPATRALAPDQLREAYGGAAVEIGGAGVIVTRT
- a CDS encoding metal ABC transporter permease, with protein sequence MIGTDLFIAPFELPFMFRALIEILLLGAVSAGVGVLVMLRRLAFLTDVLTHAVFPGVVVGFMIGGTSGIVPGALVVAAVAAAGFTALASTRRISEDAAMAMLLTGSFAVGVVLVSRRESYTSDLTGFLFGRLLTVDTTDITVTAVTAAVAAAVLALARKELLLRAFDPEGARAAGYPVWLLDLLLNLVIALVVVAAVRAVGTVLVIALVVIPAAAARLITGRLTAILVISVLLGPLCGWLGLVASYEASVNHDVRLAAGATVVLVLVAAYALAFAGSALRQFTGRARSPRSQRSRPSRRSQSPRSPSPPDRQASATSTVASGGA